A stretch of DNA from Nitrospirota bacterium:
GTACGATGTCCATTGTCTATTTCTCTTCCGCCCGGACGCTCAGATGGGACTACGCGCACAGCGTACCGGGGAAGCTCGATACGCTTCTCGCGAAGATGGACTTACCCGGGCGCTTCACGAAGGACGAATGGGTCGCGATCAAGACCCACTGGGGGTCGCACGGCGCGTTCCGGATCGTCCCCCCGGTCATGCTCCGCAAGGTCGTCGAAGCGGTCCAGGAGGCAGGAGCGAAGCCCTTCGTGACGGACACGGTCAGGATCGTGGGGCTGGACTACCTTGAGGTGGCGAACCAGAACGGCCTGAACCACCTGTCCTGCGGGGCCCCGGTCGTCCTGGCCGACGGGCTCTTTGGCAGGGACAGCATC
This window harbors:
- a CDS encoding DUF362 domain-containing protein, whose amino-acid sequence is MSIVYFSSARTLRWDYAHSVPGKLDTLLAKMDLPGRFTKDEWVAIKTHWGSHGAFRIVPPVMLRKVVEAVQEAGAKPFVTDTVRIVGLDYLEVANQNGLNHLSCGAPVVLADGLFGRDSI